GAGGATATGCGGACCCTTCTGGTCGTCCTCTTCGACGATGTGCAGAGCCTTGACGTCACCGGCCCGGTGGAGGTCTTCATGGGCGCCGAGACCCACTCACCCGGGACCTACAGCCTTGTCACGGCCTCCCTGGACGGCGCCCCGGTCCGCACCTCCAGCGGCCTCACGCTCGTGCCCGACCACGCCCTCGCCGACGTGCCCCACCCGCACACCCTGCTCGTTCCGGGCGGCCGGGGCACCCGGAGCCCCGACCCGCGTCTGGTGGACTGGCTGCGGGAGCACGGCGCACGGGCCGAACGCCTGGTCTCCATCTGCACCGGTGCGATCCTGCTCGCCCGCGCGGGCCTCCTCGACGGCCGCCGTGCGACCACCCACTGGGCGTACTGCGACACGCTGGCCCGCCACCACCCGGAGATCGAGGTCGACCCCGAACCCATCTACGTGCGCGACGGACACGTCGCCACCTCGGCCGGCGTCACCTCCGGCATCGACCTCGCCCTGGCCCTCGTCGAGGAGGACCTGGGCCGTGAGGCCGCCCTGGCCATCGCCCGCCACCTCGTCGTCTTCCTGCGCCGCCCCGGCAACCAGGCCCAGTTCAGCGCCCAGCTGGCGGCCCAGACCGCGCGGCGCGAGCCCCTGCGCGAGGTCCAGCAGTGGATCACCGAGCACCCGGGTGACGACCTCACGGTGGAGTCGCTCGCCGCCCGCGCCCGGCTGTCGCCCCGTCACTTCGCCCGCGCCTTCCAGGCCGAAACCGGGATGACCCCGGGGCGCTATGTCGACCGCGTACGCCTCGAACACGCCCGCCGCCTCCTGGAGGACACCACCGACGGCATCGAGGAGATCTCCCGCGCCAGCGGCTACGGCACCTCCGAGGCCATGCGCCGCGCCTTCGTGAAGGCGCTCGGCGCGGCCCCGGCGGAGTACCGGCGCCGCTTCCGTCCCGCCACCGCCCACTGAAAGGATTCCCATGCAGATCGCCATCGTCCTCTACGACCGCTTCACCGCCCTCGACGCCGTGGGCCCCTACGAGACCCTAGGCCGCCTTCCCGACGCGGAGACCGTCTTCGTCGCCGAGCGGACCGGGCCCGTGCGCAGCGACACCGGAGCCCTCGCGCTCACCGCCGACCGGACCCTGGACGAGGTGCCGGCCCCCGACATCGTCATCGTCCCCGGTGGTCCCGGGCAGACCCCGCAGATGGAGAACAAGGCCCTCCTCGACTGGCTGCGCGCCGCCGACGCCACCAGCACCTGGACGACGTCCGTGTGCACCGGCTCCCTGCTGCTCGCCGCCGCCGGGCTGCTGAAGGGGCGCCGCGCCACCTCGCACTGGCTGGCCCTGGACTTCCTGAAGCAGTTCGGCGCCGAACCCACGGGCGAACGCGTGGTGTTCGACGGAAAATACGTGACCGCGGCGGGAGTCTCCTCCGGCATCGACATGGGCCTCACCCTGCTCGGCCGCATCGCGGGCGACGAACACGCCCAGGCCGTACAACTGCTGACCGAGTACGACCCGCAGCCGCCCTACGACGCGGGGTCCCCGCAGAAGGCCCCCGCGCACCTCGTCGAGGAGTTCCGCACCAAGAGCCGCTTCATCCTGACGTAGGCGACGTTGTCCAGGTGAAGCGCGGCTGCCTGCGCTCCAGGAACGCGGCGACGCCCTCCGCGGTGTCGCCGCTGCCGCGCGCCTGCTCGGCCCAGTACGTGTCCCGGTCCGTCCGCCCGTTCGCGAACTCCTTGGCCGCGGCCTGCGTCAGCTGCGAGCGCGCCACCAGCAGGCGCGTGAACTCCGCGACCCGCTTGCCGAGTTCGCCCTCGGGCAGCACCTCGTCGGCCAGGCCCGTCCGCAGTGCCCGTTCCGCGTCGATCAACTCGCCCGAGAACAAGAGGTACTTGGCGGTGCCGGGCCCCACCAGCGACACCAGCCGCCGGGTGGAGGAGGACGGGTAGACGATCCCCAGCTTGGCCGGCGTCACCCCGAACAGCGCACCCTCCTCGGCGAACCGTAGATCGCAGGCCGCCGCGAGCTGCGACCCGCCGCCCACGCAGTGGCCGCGGATCGCCGCCAGCGTCGGCTTCGGGAACGCGGCCAGCGCCTCCTCGGCCAGCACGGCCAGCGTCTGCGCCCGCTGCGGCGACCCCCGCAGCGTGGAGATGTCGGCGCCCGCGCAGAACGTCCTGCCCTCGCCGGTGAGCACCAGCGCCCGTACGGCAGGATCGGCGGCCAGCGCGTCGAGCAGCGGCGGCAGCGCCTTCCACATGCCGGCCGTCATGGCATTGCGCTTGGCCGGGTGGTGGATGACGACGGTCGCCACCCCGTCGGTGACGCTGTGCAGCAGCTGGGGCTCCATACGCCGGATGCTATCCGCACCCCCGAACACACGATCAGGAAGGGGCTCGCCCCCACGGAGGGGCGAGCCGGACGCCGAACGCGTACAACCCGAAGAGTTCCGAAGGCGGCGCCACGGGGGCAGGATCGGTCACACAACCGACCTCGTCATGCGCGAACGGTCAGATGTCGTCGATAACCGCTGACTTGTGTTCAGTCATTCGGCACCTACCAGTGCATTCCCAACACTCGACGTGTGGTGACAATCGAGCGCAAGGGTGGCGACCGGACGATGGACGACGAAGGGCGGGGGTCCGGCCCGCGCCCTGAAGGCGGCGGGAGCGCACCGTACGACCGCAAACCGCCGGGACCGCTTCCGTACGAAGGTGTCTGGCGGTTCACCGCCGCCGCCGTGGACGCCTCGGTGCCGCAGGCCCGGCACGCCGTCCGGGACCTGCTCGCCCGCCAGGGCGTGCCCGTGTCGGACGACACCGTGCAGGCCCTGCTGCTGATCGTCTCCGAGCTGGTCACCAACGCCGTCCGGCACGCGGCGCTGCTGTCGCCGATGCTCGCCGTGGAGGTTGCCGTGGGCCCCGAATGGGTGCGGGTGTCGGTGGAGGACAACCACCCCTACCGCCCGAGCGCCCTGGAGGCCGATCACGGCCGGACCGGCGGGCGCGGACTGCTCCTGGTCCGCGAGATCACCCGGGAGGGCGGCGGGGTCTGCGACGTGGAGCACACGGCGAGCGGCGGCAAGGTGATCTGGGCCGCCCTGCCGCTCAAACCGGCATGGATCGTATGAGTCCGTCCGCCCGCGCGGGCCGGAGGGGCCTGAGGGTCACCGGT
The Streptomyces sp. CGMCC 4.7035 DNA segment above includes these coding regions:
- a CDS encoding GlxA family transcriptional regulator, which gives rise to MRTLLVVLFDDVQSLDVTGPVEVFMGAETHSPGTYSLVTASLDGAPVRTSSGLTLVPDHALADVPHPHTLLVPGGRGTRSPDPRLVDWLREHGARAERLVSICTGAILLARAGLLDGRRATTHWAYCDTLARHHPEIEVDPEPIYVRDGHVATSAGVTSGIDLALALVEEDLGREAALAIARHLVVFLRRPGNQAQFSAQLAAQTARREPLREVQQWITEHPGDDLTVESLAARARLSPRHFARAFQAETGMTPGRYVDRVRLEHARRLLEDTTDGIEEISRASGYGTSEAMRRAFVKALGAAPAEYRRRFRPATAH
- a CDS encoding DJ-1/PfpI family protein, translating into MQIAIVLYDRFTALDAVGPYETLGRLPDAETVFVAERTGPVRSDTGALALTADRTLDEVPAPDIVIVPGGPGQTPQMENKALLDWLRAADATSTWTTSVCTGSLLLAAAGLLKGRRATSHWLALDFLKQFGAEPTGERVVFDGKYVTAAGVSSGIDMGLTLLGRIAGDEHAQAVQLLTEYDPQPPYDAGSPQKAPAHLVEEFRTKSRFILT
- a CDS encoding enoyl-CoA hydratase/isomerase family protein, whose translation is MEPQLLHSVTDGVATVVIHHPAKRNAMTAGMWKALPPLLDALAADPAVRALVLTGEGRTFCAGADISTLRGSPQRAQTLAVLAEEALAAFPKPTLAAIRGHCVGGGSQLAAACDLRFAEEGALFGVTPAKLGIVYPSSSTRRLVSLVGPGTAKYLLFSGELIDAERALRTGLADEVLPEGELGKRVAEFTRLLVARSQLTQAAAKEFANGRTDRDTYWAEQARGSGDTAEGVAAFLERRQPRFTWTTSPTSG
- a CDS encoding ATP-binding protein is translated as MDDEGRGSGPRPEGGGSAPYDRKPPGPLPYEGVWRFTAAAVDASVPQARHAVRDLLARQGVPVSDDTVQALLLIVSELVTNAVRHAALLSPMLAVEVAVGPEWVRVSVEDNHPYRPSALEADHGRTGGRGLLLVREITREGGGVCDVEHTASGGKVIWAALPLKPAWIV